A window of Torulaspora globosa chromosome 8, complete sequence contains these coding sequences:
- the YCS4 gene encoding condensin subunit YCS4 (ancestral locus Anc_6.68) — MSDFNLADQISRLQNSDKRSFPAVERPSDELNSVIDRLAVSPEQIDADGETLESLIDLCHGFPHLPVKLQSQLCYLVASSVGNLAHDIGANLNGANQNGGDTMDLLPQYRRHLEEYGYLIHVLLSFLQEDVHIAASQATTLGRGGAKKVKTTGPAAELFKRSCNQIESMFEAVLKVLEINLSKLFQTTPEKDLYVKLFTKPLFSLLEVEAAVKVNSLRLFTQKVLAICVKYQNQSSSVQNAIMTNLTYFLHLSNFNAELLKLLNDEYDYPQLTEEILREISSRVFNAKDTTGPKAISNFLIKLSEVSPQVMLRQMSLVVRLLNNSSITLRCSVVETCGNIVRRLAQDEQMLDHYKQQIAVLIELLEERFQDSNPYVRTKAIQGCLKICELESKFSKNKPEFARLATRSLQDKSSLVRRNAVKLLSKVLLNHPFKAIHGSNLELRQWEKHLETSTAKLNELKEKHESPSDLENIIDNSLREEACEAEEVQGYLDENNQITRLERESEAVNTISTEAILKLKLMVVYYTDAVKFIRTIHGSLRLAAGLLFSRNRNEVLETMDYLVLADAFGLEPSQIGIKKMLHLVWMKGTNDEGTSISAHLISCYTQLFLTAPESFNFREKAGYIAQNLIQLTCGASIADLASLEQLLCMMYREKLIDENVINVLWAIYNSVSRDEEMCEHFEKQQVHGSIIILGMLSLANHEVTLRGLDALLNVGLGIPGDEDMLLCQYSCLALERMVPRDHSRFSSIISESREEEVIRKLYSKIIGVTNDLGWYPVCEQALNALFTISSKADLVATELVREKTMMTFGKSEDEDSEFLQHTSRVTSLSQLLFIVGQIAIKALVYLEKCEAEFKRARSEVEYRKVKEKKKQAGEGDGAADEGKEKELEMIGGTNEDDFADAITFIKDKELLFGENSILSKFCPIAEEICSNTSRFNDPILQRTAALCLEKFMCVSSKYCEKRLSLLITMMEKSKDPIIRSNAVLGLGDMAVCFNNLVDENTDYLYRRLRDKNLMVQRTCLMTVTFLILAGQVKVKGQLGEMAKCLENPDPGIRDMCRLFFTELATKDNAVYNSFIDIFSNLSADEGLHKDSFKRIMKFLLSFIEKEKHQKQLAEKLLGRLLKCDSQKQWNDVAFVLNNIPYKDERAAESLEKGFKMASARN; from the coding sequence GCCATGGTTTTCCACACTTACCGGTCAAACTGCAATCGCAGTTATGCTATTTGGTTGCCTCCTCTGTTGGAAACTTGGCGCATGATATCGGTGCGAATTTGAACGGGGCCAATCAGAACGGTGGCGATACGATGGACCTGCTCCCGCAATATCGAAGACATTTAGAGGAATATGGTTACCTTATCCATGTGCTACTGAGCTTTCTGCAAGAAGACGTCCATATTGCAGCATCGCAGGCCACGACTTTGGGACGTGGTGGGGcgaagaaagtgaaaaCTACTGGACCAGCGGCcgagcttttcaagaggAGCTGTAATCAAATTGAATCAATGTTCGAGGCGGTACTGAAAGTGCTGGAAATTAATCTGTCAAAGCTTTTTCAGACAACGCCTGAGAAAGATCTATACGTAAAGCTTTTCACGAAACCTCTTTTCTCTCTgcttgaagttgaagccgCTGTCAAGGTCAACTCTCTGCGGCTTTTCACTCAGAAAGTGCTAGCAATCTGTGTGAAGTATCAAAATCAAAGCTCAAGCGTACAGAACGCCATCATGACCAATTTAACATATTTTCTACACCTTTCCAATTTCAATGCagaattgctgaagctATTAAACGATGAGTACGACTATCCGCAGCTGACAGAGGAGATACTCAGAGAAATCAGTTCTAGAGTTTTCAATGCAAAAGATACCACTGGTCCAAAAGCGATATCGAATTTTTTGATCAAACTATCAGAAGTGTCACCTCAAGTCATGCTCCGACAAATGTCATTAGTCGTCAGACTTTTGAACAATAGCTCCATCACTTTGAGGTGCTCGGTAGTGGAGACATGCGGTAATATCGTGAGGAGATTGGCCCAAGATGAGCAGATGTTGGATCACTACAAGCAACAGATTGCAGTCCTTATCGAACTGCTAGAAGAGAGATTCCAGGATTCAAATCCGTACGTCAGGACCAAAGCAATCCAGGGCTGTCTGAAGATTTGCGAGTTGGAATCTAAGTTCAGCAAGAACAAGCCGGAGTTTGCCAGGCTTGCTACTAGATCCCTACAGGATAAATCTTCTTTAGTAAGAAGAAATGCAGTAAAGTTGTTATCAAAAGTGCTGCTTAACCATCCGTTTAAGGCCATTCATGGTTCGAACCTCGAACTCCGACAATGGGAAAAGCACTTGGAAACTTCTACTGCCAAATTGAATGAGTTAAAAGAGAAGCACGAGTCCCCAAGTGATCTCGAAAACATCATCGATAACTCGCTCAGAGAAGAGGCCTGcgaggctgaagaagttcaaggatATCTGGATGAAAATAATCAAATTACGCGATTAGAAAGAGAGAGTGAGGCTGTAAACACCATAAGTACCGAAGCGATACTGAAACTTAAGCTTATGGTTGTGTATTACACTGATGCTGTGAAATTCATCAGGACTATTCACGGCAGTCTCAGGTTAGCAGCTGGCCTATTATTTTCACGAAATCGGAACGAAGTTTTGGAGACAATGGATTATCTGGTTTTGGCTGATGCATTCGGCCTCGAACCTAGCCAGATCGGCATCAAGAAAATGCTGCACCTAGTTTGGATGAAGGGCACCAATGACGAGGGAACAAGTATATCGGCGCACTTGATAAGTTGCTATACCCAGCTATTTTTGACCGCTCCGGAGTCGTTCAACTTTAGGGAAAAAGCGGGCTACATAGCTCAAAATCTGATACAGTTAACTTGTGGCGCGTCAATTGCAGATCTAGCCTCGCTAGAGCAGCTATTATGCATGATGTACAGGGAGAAACTGATTGATGAGAATGTTATTAATGTGTTGTGGGCGATATATAATTCGGTTTCAAGAGACGAAGAAATGTGTGAACACTTTGAAAAGCAACAGGTTCACGGATCAATTATAATTTTGGGAATGCTGTCGCTTGCAAACCATGAAGTAACACTTCGAGGTCTTGATGCTCTTCTGAACGTTGGGCTTGGAATACCGGGGGACGAGGATATGCTACTCTGCCAATATTCTTGCCTAGCTTTGGAAAGGATGGTTCCTCGAGATCACAGCAGGTTCTCATCCATAATCAGCGAAtctcgagaagaagaagttattAGAAAGCTCTATTCCAAAATTATTGGTGTGACCAATGATCTAGGGTGGTATCCGGTATGCGAACAAGCGTTGAATGCCCTCTTCACTATCTCTTCGAAGGCTGACCTTGTGGCTACTGAGTTAGTCAGGGAAAAAACGATGATGACGTTCGGTAAGTCCGAAGATGAGGATTCGGAATTTCTGCAGCACACATCTAGGGTCACTTCCTTAAGCCAATTATTATTCATTGTGGGCCAAATTGCCATCAAAGCACTCGTTTATCTCGAGAAATGTGAGGCTGAATTCAAAAGGGCAAGGAGCGAAGTTGAGTATCGGAAAGtcaaagagaagaagaagcaagcGGGAGAAGGTGACGGTGCGGCGGATGAAggcaaagagaaagagcttgaaatgaTTGGCGGTACCAACGAGGATGACTTCGCCGATGCCATCACCTTTATCAAAGATAAGGAGCTCCTGTTTGGGGAAAACTCGATTTTAAGCAAATTTTGCCCCATAGCAGAGGAAATATGCTCCAACACCAGCAGATTCAATGACCCTATTCTCCAAAGGACAGCGGCATTATGTCTGGAGAAATTTATGTGTGTGTCATCAAAATATTGCGAGAAACGACTGTCTTTGCTTATCACAATGATGGAAAAATCGAAGGATCCTATAATCCGCTCGAATGCCGTGCTTGGGCTGGGCGATATGGCGGTTTGTTTCAATAACCTTGTTGACGAAAACACAGACTACTTGTACCGTCGATTGCGCGATAAAAACTTGATGGTTCAGCGCACATGTCTGATGACCGTTACGTTTCTGATCCTTGCTGGGCAAGTAAAAGTTAAAGGGCAACTTGGTGAGATGGCTAAATGCCTAGAAAACCCAGATCCAGGAATCAGGGATATGTGTCGATTGTTTTTTACAGAGCTGGCGACAAAAGACAATGCTGTGTATAACAGCTTCATTGATATTTTCAGCAACTTATCTGCTGATGAAGGCCTACACAAAGATAgtttcaagagaatcatGAAGTTTTTATTGTCATTCATCGAAAAGGAGAAGCATCAGAAGCAGCTTGCTGAAAAGTTACTGGGCAGATTGTTAAAGTGCGATTCGCAAAAGCAATGGAATGACGTGGCGTTTGTATTGAACAATATACCTTACAAGGATGAAAGAGCCGCCGAGTCCCTGGAGAAAGGGTTCAAGATGGCCTCTGCCCGCAATTAA
- the HEM15 gene encoding ferrochelatase HEM15 (ancestral locus Anc_6.67), protein MLAGFRVGRELFPKTLSSMAGNRVSVMPGRARSLSDARSPTGIVFMNMGGPSTIAETYDFLFELFSDNDLIPISKNYQRSIAKWIAKFRSPKIEKQYEEIGGGSPIRKWSEYQAKRVCEILDETCPETAPHKPYVAFRYAKPLTHAAYEQLLKDGVRRAVAFTQYPQFSYSTTGSSLNELWRKIKELDPERKISWSTIDRWPTNDGLTSGFAENIQKKLLEFPSEVRNNVTLLFSAHSLPMDVINTGDAYPAEVAATVNKVMQKLGFSNPYRLVWQSQVGPKPWLGAQTAKIAEFLAPETDGLLLIPIAFTSDHIETLFEIDQELIAESPYKDRMKRCESLNGNETFINGMAQLVEQHLKSGELYSKQLPLDFTLGKSNDPIKDLSLVFGDHSKK, encoded by the coding sequence ATGTTAGCTGGATTTAGAGTAGGCAGAGAGCTTTTTCCGAAGACTTTGTCTTCAATGGCTGGAAATAGGGTATCCGTAATGCCTGGAAGGGCCCGGTCATTGAGCGACGCCAGATCTCCTACTGGAATTGTGTTCATGAATATGGGGGGGCCCTCTACGATTGCTGAGACTTACGACTTCTTGTTTGAACTCTTCTCAGACAACGACTTGATTCCAATCAGCAAGAATTATCAGCGTTCAATTGCGAAGTGGATTGCAAAGTTCCGCAGTCCCAAGATTGAGAAACAATATGAGGAGATAGGCGGTGGCTCTCCGATCCGCAAATGGTCAGAATATCAGGCCAAGAGAGTTTGCGAGATCTTGGACGAAACCTGCCCGGAAACCGCGCCTCATAAACCATACGTGGCCTTTCGTTACGCCAAGCCATTGACCCACGCAGCTTACGAGCAGCTACTGAAAGACGGTGTCAGAAGAGCTGTTGCCTTCACTCAATATCCGCAGTTCTCATACTCAACCACAGGTTCGTCTCTGAATGAACTGTGGAGAAAAATAAAGGAATTGGATCCGGAGAGGAAGATCAGTTGGTCAACCATCGACCGTTGGCCTACCAACGATGGTTTAACTAGTGGGTTTGCTGAGAATATCCAGAAAAAGCTGCTAGAGTTTCCTAGTGAAGTGAGAAATAATGTAACTCTGCTATTCTCTGCCCATTCCTTACCTATGGATGTGATTAACACCGGTGACGCTTATCCAGCGGAAGTGGCTGCAACTGTAAACAAAGTCATGCAAAAGCTGGGATTTAGCAATCCGTATAGATTAGTTTGGCAATCACAGGTTGGCCCTAAGCCATGGTTGGGCGCGCAAACAGCAAAGATAGCTGAGTTTTTAGCTCCAGAGACTGATGGGCTTCTTTTGATCCCAATTGCCTTTACATCAGACCACATTGAAACTTTGTTCGAGATTGACCAAGAACTCATTGCCGAATCACCTTACAAGGACAGAATGAAAAGGTGTGAGTCTCTAAATGGTAATGAAACCTTTATAAACGGCATGGCGCAATTAGTCGAACAGCATCTGAAGTCAGGTGAGTTATACTCCAAGCAGTTGCCTTTGGACTTTACGCTGGGCAAATCCAATGACCCAATCAAGGATCTATCTCTTGTGTTTGGGGATCACTCTAAGAAATAA
- the ALE1 gene encoding lysophospholipid acyltransferase (ancestral locus Anc_6.66), giving the protein MKIYNPIDTTLRWISQKYGINDFMLRYALCLLGSFPFNAILKRLPDRRVSLKCCYITGVSMLYLFGVLNLYKGFQTLFISTMFTYVITRFYRSSFMPHLNFIFLMGHLAFNHLHAQFINASNSDTVDITGSQMVLVMKLTAFAWSYYDGSCEKDKNSLTDYQKSRAIEKHPSLLEFLAYAYFYPSLLTGPSFDFADFDSWLNCEMFHDLPEKRKPRRRLHPGQRRQIPKNGRLALWKVIQGLGWMYLSAVAPKYISVDYMLDFEKFNQRSFFYRINYMYFLGMTFRFKYYAAWTIAEASCILCGLGYNGYDPKTQTIKWNRVQNIDIYSVEMAQSTREMLEAWNMNTNKWLKNYVYLRVAKKGKKPGFRSTLFTFLTSAFWHGTRPGYYLTFATGALYQTCGKIYRRNFRPMFMAEDGKTPLPYKWIYDAICFYVIKVAFGFMVQPFIILDLKKSLQAWSSVYFYIHIGIAITFFLFKGPYAKQVIKFCKSKQPKERSIIKQKKLEQEIATSSASLGGILSEKLAYEKKHPKEVEMNLGIPAIDSYEMSDAKEAWEEFRNDYNDWREKNGLEIEEENLAIAFNRFKEELRSASADPTTGVKRRMSFSEYLPKPTPETEDHN; this is encoded by the coding sequence ATGAAGATCTACAATCCGATCGATACAACCTTGCGATGGATATCGCAAAAATATGGGATCAACGATTTCATGCTGAGATATGCCCTTTGTCTGCTAGGATCTTTCCCTTTCAATGCGATCTTGAAGAGGCTGCCAGACAGGCGGGTGAGTTTGAAATGTTGTTACATTACCGGGGTGTCGATGCTATACCTCTTTGGAGTGCTGAACCTTTATAAGGGGTTTCAAACGCTTTTCATCAGCACCATGTTCACATATGTTATCACAAGATTCTACCGGTCGAGTTTCATGCCTCATTTgaacttcatctttctgatGGGACATCTGGCATTCAACCATCTGCACGCGCAGTTCATTAACGCTTCTAACAGCGACACAGTGGATATCACAGGCTCGCAAATGGTGTTGGTTATGAAATTGACAGCTTTTGCATGGTCTTATTACGATGGATCTTGCGAGAAAGACAAGAATTCGCTGACGGATTATCAAAAGTCCCGGGCGATCGAGAAACATCCATCGTTGTTGGAATTTCTAGCGTACGCATATTTCTATCCTAGCCTGTTGACTGGCCCAAGTTTTGACTTTGCAGATTTTGATAGCTGGCTGAATTGTGAGATGTTCCATGACCTGccagagaagagaaaaccCAGGAGACGTCTACACCCTGGACAGAGAAGGCAGATTCCAAAGAACGGCAGACTGGCTCTGTGGAAGGTGATCCAAGGTTTGGGATGGATGTATCTCAGTGCCGTGGCACCAAAATACATCTCAGTAGACTACATGttggattttgaaaaattcaatcAAAGATCATTCTTCTACAGAATAAACTACATGTACTTTCTGGGGATGACATTTCGTTTCAAGTACTATGCTGCTTGGACGATAGCAGAGGCATCTTGCATATTATGTGGGTTAGGGTACAATGGATATGATCCGAAGACGCAAACAATAAAGTGGAATCGTGTTCAGAACATCGACATATATTCAGTGGAAATGGCACAAAGTACCAGGGAGATGCTGGAAGCCTGGAACATGAATACAAATAAATGGTTGAAAAACTATGTCTATTTGCGTGTGGCTAAGAAAGGTAAGAAACCAGGGTTCCGTTCCACTTTGTTCACGTTTTTGACTTCCGCATTTTGGCATGGAACTAGACCAGGCTATTACCTAACCTTTGCAACTGGTGCACTTTATCAAACTTGCGGTAAGATATACAGACGCAATTTCAGGCCAATGTTTATGGCAGAAGACGGAAAAACTCCTCTCCCATACAAGTGGATCTACGATGCAATTTGCTTCTATGTCATTAAAGTAGCTTTTGGGTTCATGGTTCAGCCCTTTATCATTCTAGACTTGAAAAaatctttgcaagcttGGAGCTCGGTCTATTTCTACATCCACATTGGTATCGCTATAACATTCTTCCTATTCAAAGGTCCTTATGCAAAGCAGGTTATCAAGTTCTGCAAATCAAAACAACCCAAAGAAAGGTCAATCATcaaacagaagaaattggaaCAGGAGATTGCGACTTCATCTGCATCTTTAGGTGGCATACTCTCTGAAAAGCTTGCTTACGAGAAGAAACATCCTAAAGAAGTCGAGATGAACCTGGGCATACCAGCGATCGACTCATACGAAATGTCTGACGCTAAAGAGGCATGGGAAGAGTTCCGCAACGATTACAATGATTGGAGGGAGAAGAATGGGCTGGAGATagaagaagaaaacctCGCAATTGCTTTCAACAggttcaaagaagaacttCGTAGCGCTTCTGCTGACCCCACCACTGGAGTGAAAAGGAGAATGAGCTTCAGCGAGTATTTGCCCAAGCCTACTCCTGAAACGGAAGATCACAACTGA
- the MED4 gene encoding Med4p (ancestral locus Anc_6.65) translates to MSEFPTSSHSMSHMRSSSTSLMDATVNLGNEDELSKVKIYSDLTQYEEVLAELVASVDNFKPDVKIAKRLIQVDKDLYESVKAFTQYDQIDRELRRLEKESNDLDQRTRNILETLNDCYNNLNALPTLEQVEFERQTILEQRKKINSSVLLEYGTKLSKFTKIPPTLDRGATGPNNFIWPAEDALRRGMLALASLHSKEITRIPGEPEDVSEASQPVTQEEPIQQESPEQSQAVHLQKRNSYVHSEDTATEQNDDEMDLDLDIFNPDEF, encoded by the coding sequence ATGAGTGAATTCCCAACTAGTAGCCACTCGATGAGCCACATGAGATCgtcttcaacttccttgATGGACGCTACTGTAAACTTAGGTAACGAGGATGAGCTTTCAAAGGTTAAAATCTACAGCGATTTGACACAATACGAAGAAGTTCTAGCTGAATTGGTCGCCTCTGTAGACAACTTCAAACCGGATGTAAAGATTGCCAAGAGACTCATACAAGTCGACAAGGATTTGTACGAAAGTGTCAAAGCATTTACACAGTACGACCAGATAGACCGGGAACTAAGAAGGCTCGAGAAGGAATCAAATGATCTGGATCAAAGAACACGTAACATTTTAGAAACTCTGAACGATTGTTATAACAACTTGAACGCTCTGCCGACGCTAGAGCAAGTCGAGTTCGAGAGACAGACTATCCTCGagcagaggaagaaaatcAACTCTTCAGTCCTTCTGGAGTACGGCACAAAGCTGTCCAAGTTTACCAAGATCCCCCCTACACTGGATAGGGGCGCAACAGGTCCCAATAATTTCATTTGGCCTGCGGAAGATGCCTTAAGAAGAGGGATGCTGGCTTTGGCTTCTCTACACAGTAAAGAGATCACCAGGATACCGGGGGAACCCGAGGACGTCTCTGAAGCTAGCCAACCTGTTACTCAAGAGGAACCAATACAGCAGGAATCGCCGGAGCAATCGCAAGCAGTACAtttgcagaagagaaattcaTACGTGCATAGTGAAGATACTGCAACAGAGCAgaacgatgatgagatggattTGGACCTTGATATTTTCAATCCGGATGagttttga
- the CMG1 gene encoding Cmg1p (ancestral locus Anc_6.64) has translation MKRTRSPQGDDGGAVDSCDSVDHHQGEEGAQEEESEKGSKRIRRSPSSIQRILKPNETEGRPAGNTDSDSVSKRVRETQNLQEKLFTWERMQRIAFELTKDIELYTPGQDPRDFNVLWRSYVRQLNQVYEKIPSSVEPYSSHDEETSLSEADDSHENVDVPIISDESVKVVPQREESSVPEVESLPEYDGEDEELDLFMETSIDERIMRLNVFLRSELYFCYYCKVQYKSEQDMFERCPGITEDDHR, from the coding sequence ATgaaaaggacaagaagCCCTCAAGGAGACGATGGTGGGGCCGTTGATAGCTGTGATAGCgttgatcatcatcaaggtgaagaaggagctcaagaagaggaaagcgAGAAAGGAAGCAAACGAATTAGACGATCCCCCTCCAGCATACAGCGAATATTGAAGCCAAATGAAACAGAAGGTCGTCCAGCGGGCAACACAGATAGTGATTCTGTTTCGAAGCGAGTGCGGGAAACTCAAAATCTCCAAGAGAAGCTTTTCACTTGGGAGAGGATGCAGAGGATCGCCTTTGAATTGACGAAAGATATCGAGCTTTATACACCAGGACAAGATCCCCGAGATTTCAACGTTCTTTGGCGGTCCTACGTCAGACAGCTCAACCAGGTCTACGAGAAGATCCCATCGAGCGTTGAACCTTATTCCTCGCACGATGAAGAGACCAGTTTGTCTGAGGCTGACGATAGTCACGAAAATGTTGATGTGCCGATCATCTCTGATGAGTCTGTCAAGGTAGTGCCTCAACGAGAGGAATCTTCGGTCCCAGAGGTAGAGTCCCTGCCCGAATATGATGGCGAGGACGAAGAgctcgatcttttcatGGAGACAAGCATAGATGAAAGGATAATGAGATTGAATGTGTTTCTGAGGTCGGAGCTCTATTTCTGTTACTACTGCAAAGTGCAATATAAGAGTGAGCAAGACATGTTCGAGCGCTGTCCTGGCATcactgaagatgatcatAGGTGA